CTCTCGACCGAGGCTATGCGAGATGCGATACCTCCTCGGGTTCGGAGTCGTCAGCGAACTCGTTGCGCTCGACTGGCGTCCAGTCTTCAGTCGTGGTTGGTGCCCACCAATCGACGTGGTAGTCACCCGGAGCACCGAGAATCTTAACTTGTGCTTCGTCGTCGGGAAGTGGCCGGCGAAGTTTCTCGTCGACGTGGAGATTCCACGTCGTCGTCGCGTCGAATGTGATGATGACCGCCTCATCGTAGCCACGCGACTCAGGCGCCTCACGGCACGTCACGCTGGTATTGCACTCTGTGCAGAACACTCCCTCAAACGGAATGTGCGTGAACGCTTCCGTGCCACACACCGGACACCACAAAAACTCGAACAGCGCCTCGTCGTGGCGGCACACACGCTCAAGACTCATCAGATGCTCACCACCTTAGCGAGCATCGTGGGCAAGTGGTGGGGAAAACGAGACAACTCAGCTGCCAGCGTTGGAATCGACATCTGTTACTGCGCCTCCGCCCCTTCGGGCGGCGCAAAAACAACGCCGTAGTGTAGACCTGCTGAACGCTCAATAGTGCTGAATGAGACACATCAGAGGGGTTGCGAGCTCGTGAATACAATCGTGGAAGTGGGAGGGTGAGAGTACGTTTCGTCTGTCTGCCACACTACGCTGGAAGGTACAAGAGGACGATAGAGAGAGTACATTTCGTCTGTCTTCCTCTAGTGACTGAGGAGTAGTGCTCCGATTTTAGCCCGGTTCGATACTCTATGAGAAGACAGACGAGACAAACGAAACAAGGTTTTATTACGTAAACACTCACACAACATGTTATGTCGGGGCCATGCGTTCTAGTTTAGCAGAGAATGCGGTCGCTGTTTGTTGATTAGATATCGTCGCAACTACCCGGTTGAAGAACCCGGTGGATGATGTGTACTCACCACCGGACTCGGTAGTTGTTGACCGGATTCAAAGAGCGTTTCCCTCCGATGAGTTGCGCGAGCGCGCTCGCGCAACGAATCTCATCGAGCGTGAGCGCAAGTTCGACATCGTTGCGCTGTTTTACACACTCACGTTTGGCTTCGCTGCTGGCTCAGACCGCTCTTTGCAGGCGTTTCTCGACCGCTACGTCGAGATGGCTGACTGCGATGAGCTCTCCTACGCGGCGTTTCACGACTGGTTCGAACCGGGGTTCGTTGCACTCCTCCGAGAGATTCTCGATGACGCCATCGAGAATCTCGATACCGGACGAACCGACTTGAACGGACGTCTCGAACGATTTCGAGACGTCCTCATTGCCGACGCGACCATCGTTTCGATGTACCAGGACGCCGCTGATGTCTACGCAGCAACTGGCAAGGATCAAGCTGAACTGAAGCTCCACCTCACAGAGTCACTCTCGACGGGCCTTCCAACGCGATTCCGCACAACCGACGGAACAACTCACGAACGGA
This genomic stretch from Haloferax volcanii DS2 harbors:
- a CDS encoding DUF7567 family protein, translating into MSLERVCRHDEALFEFLWCPVCGTEAFTHIPFEGVFCTECNTSVTCREAPESRGYDEAVIITFDATTTWNLHVDEKLRRPLPDDEAQVKILGAPGDYHVDWWAPTTTEDWTPVERNEFADDSEPEEVSHLA